The following is a genomic window from Strigops habroptila isolate Jane chromosome 18, bStrHab1.2.pri, whole genome shotgun sequence.
AGCTGCTGCAGGGTATGTCCAGCACCAAAACAGTGTCGCAGTGTGAGAGCTGCAAAATCGGTTCCAATGGAGCAGCGGCCCAGTGCTCCCCACAAGAGCGGGTCTGCCAGTCTGCTGGTCACATCCCACCGTTACTGAGTGATGCTGCAAGTTACTGCTGACCAGAAAACATtcccagaaagcagaaaactggGCATGTGGAGGCCTGTTCACCACCAGCAGACACCACTTGGTGCCAGGCTCTGGGACCATGTCCCTTACGACTTACAATGTTTTACCCCTATAGAAGACTTCTGCTTAGAAGCACCCAGAGCAGTTTTTGCATGGCAGCTGAATGGCTTGGTGCTGAGCCAGCTGCACTGCTGAGCTCTCTGCCCTTGGGATCACTTCACTGCCATGAAGCTCAACTGCCTTTTAGCACCCAGCTGCTGGAAGATGGAGCAAGAGGGAGAACTGCCCGTGGGGATGGAGGATATACAGCCCCAGAGCAGAAGCGGccacagaacagcagagaaacaccCAAATCTATTCAAATGAGGCAGTTGACAGAGTTGAAGCGTCATGGAACCTCTTGTGGGCTCGTTCCTGCCATTGCCATAGGGGTAGAGCGAGACCGCATCCGGCATCGGGGAGCGCGGCTGCAGCGCTGAGCCCTGCTTGGCCACCCAAAATCCTGCCCAAGCAGCCTTAACTCCAGCTCCCTCCAAGGCCCCGGCTGCCCAGtcctgcagggaagggaaggtgtGGGAAGCTCTTTACCCTCAGGTAAAGCACTGTTGGATATGGCATTCCACCGCCCGCTGCACGCGATGCCTCGTAAATCAGAGGGGTTGAACATCAGGATGGGAGCTGGGTTTGGTGCCCACATCCAAGGGATGGCTGCAGGCACATGTTGCTGCCAGGCTGAGCTTTAGCCTTAATGTGGGGCAGCAAGGCCTGACCGAAACGGGATTAGAATAGTTTGAGGCATCCCCATGATTTTGCTTACCTTTAGATGGAGTGTGGACGTCTTGAAGTCACTCCTCGGTACCCCCAAGCCTTGATTGCAATAGAGCATCGTGCTTGAGGAAGGGTTAATGTgctgggggctggagggagggaggctcACAGCAAGTTACCTGATACACCAAAAAAGTACATGTGCTGCCAGCATCTTCCGAGCTGTTATCTTCAAACCAGACATTTCAATATGCTTATGCGTATCATCGCTTCGATCTCGCCGTGGCCCATCTCAGCAAAGAAGCTGCTGCCACTGATAGTTGGATTTGGGTCTTATTTTGCAATTTCCTTTTGAACAGCTCATCTTTCAGATTGctatctgctgctgcagcatctgctgcccCACCATAGGAAATGAGGCATTTAAGAATGACAACCGGTTGAGAAGGATATTTGGGGACAGAGCAGTTCAAtaagggaggggggaaattTCAGCAAGAAACAGACTTTTAGCTCGGCACTTACCAAACGCTTTGGGGAAGTGGAATTTCACAGGAGATTGGTGAGGTTTTGATTCATTACTGTTAGAAATGTGTCGCAGAGGAAATGATAGAATCCGATCCAGAGGATGGATAATCCTTTGCTCTAATTATCAATCCATCTATCAGTCTATGAACCATATTATTACAGCTCCTTTAATCATCGTATCAAAGCTTTAGTTGAAGACTCCTCCCCATGTCAGCCATTTAGAAATAGTAAGTCTACAGGCACTGAGTGAAgatttaaagtgcttttttgctcacaaaatgaaaacactcGATTCCTTTATTACAACTCTTTGTTATTATGTCCAAAAGTGCCAAGCCAAGGGGCCCACTTCAGGCCTATCTGTCTTCTGATCGTGTCCCCTGAACTTCAACTGGGTTTAAGCACTCACGCAGAATTAAATCCAAGGTGTTTCAAATGCTTCTGACCTTTCTGGCTGGATCTTGACCAATGCAAGAGCCAGACATCAAACCTGTGGCCTCCTTTTGGTTACTCTCTTCtatggtgggggttttttttccaaattatagTTATAATATTTTTACGGattaaaaacccccagaaaTGTGAGAGAGGATTAAAGTGAGAAGAATCAGTTCCAGCTGCAGTTACCATTAGCGCCGCGGTGGAGCCCAGAAGCTCCACTCACGTATCAGATAGGACCAAGGCAGCAGTGTATAAAATCATTGAGCTCAATGATAACAGCAGGGGCAGCCTGTGGCTGTGCAAGGGCTGCGTATGAGAAGGGCTCCTACAGCCAGAGCCTCGCGCAGGGGGCAGGCTGGGTGCCTGCATTCGCATCTGCAGTGCCAGACCACTGCTTCCAAGTGATCTCCGGTTGACGTGGAGCAGCATGGAGCTCAACGGGACCGTTCTGGTTGGTTGCCACCAGGGCTAGCTGCCTCTGCCTGTCCCCCCCTGAGCCCCCAGGCGCTTCACTGGGTGTCACATCAGCTGCCGGCAGGATGAGTGCTTGTGAGTGGTGAGTACAACCCCCCGGGCTGAGATGCTGCAGGCAGCGAGGGGAACGCTCTGTGATGGAGGGATCAATGGGgttgctgtggctgccccatccctggcagtgttcaaggccaggttggacacaggggcttggagcaacctgctctagtgggttggaactggatgagttctaaggtcccttcaacccaaaccatcccacgattccatgattctatgattccatgataaCCGCTGCTACAAAGAGCCTTTCTGCTAAGTTTCTCGGTCCTCACTGGGTCAGGCTCTGGCTGCGGGATGCTGTGCGCTTAAGATGGGCACCCAACGCTGAAGCGCAAGCAGCAATAGTCATTTTTGAAACTGAAGCCCCAGTTTTGGGGCACGTTGCCTTAAAGACAGAAACTGTATGGGCAAACCTTGGTTTAAACCATGCTTTGAAGCAATGGCAGCCAAACAGCACCCAAAAGGTTTAGAATGATTGGGTTATTTCTTTCACTTGGACAAaccatttttctcttgttcaggAAGGTGCCTGTTGCCATCTCAGCTGTGACCCTGGTCCTACACGCTCTCCTCTTGCTGACACTTTACATCATGCTCAGCAGGAAAATAGGTAATTTACTGTCTTGTGAACTTTACCCAGTTTTACCTGTTGTGTTCCTTATTCTTGCTCACAATCCTCCAGTTCAGGGATTCAAAGCCATTTGCCCCAAGCTTCAACATTCCCCAGGCTGTAAAGCACAACCAAGTCCTTGATCTGGGTCTGGTTCTTACTCCTGCTTCAGGGAGTGACTGGTGGTGCTGTGAAATGTGTGCAGGAGCTGAACCCCCACCCCAGGGACCGTCCAGCCCCCCATGGGACCCACTGGACCCCCGGCTGGGCCAAGCACCAATGTGGGACAGGATCAGGGCAGGGACTGACCGCCAGCACTGCGGCGCTGTGTCAGCCTGGTGTGGGCAGTGTCAAACAGGGGTTTACATCCTGTTGTTGTttcaaaacttgttttcttttattgctcTTCTTAGTGAAGGGGTGGGGAAACGCCATCACAATCCATCTGCGAAGTGTTAGTTCAGATGAAGCTGCCATttccagcagggctggagcaggatgCTAACTCGCCTCTTGGTTGCAGCCAGCCACTCCTGCAGCAAAGCGGTGAGCAGCAGCCCCAcggcacagccccagcagcctccGACCTCTGCAGTGGGAGGGGAAGGGCTGCAGAGACCAGGCTATGAGGGTAAGGAGGATTGGTCCTGGAAcatgaggatgctgaggcgctggcacagagaagctgtggctgccccatccctggcagtgttcaaggccaggttggacacaggggcttggagcaacctgctctagtggaaggtgtccctgcccgtggcaggggttggagctggaggagctttcaggtcccttcaacccaaaccaggctgggattctatgaatctatgaatATAAATGCACACGATTGTATCTGTGCAATGCGCTGTGAGGCCCCTCACGGGCTGCCctgggggagaagagggagcGAGGGGCAGGCGCAGCACAGttccagctccctcctgcctcctctggGCTTTCCCAGCCCGGTTCCCCACGGGCAGGGGGGTGAAGGGGGGGGGATCACACTGATGATTTTTGGGTTTTCACTTTTCATTCCTGAGCGCGTTTTCTTTTACTCCCTGATTATTTCCCCCTTTACGCCCCGAGGAGCGATGGAGCTCGTAACATTTCCTGTTTTTAAGGGAGCAGTGACACGTCTTCAGAGACCTCGGAGGACTCGGACAGCAGCCCCTCCTGCCCACAGGTACGATCACAGGCAGCAGCCTTTGCCATAAGCCACCACGgcagaggagctggtgctggcttCAGACCCACGTAGGGGACAAATGCATTGAACCTCATTACAATAAGGGCAATGAGGCTGTATCCAACATTCCCCATTTAGAGGGGAGCATTCCCAGGAGCCAGGGACATCCCTGGGCACTTGAGCACTGGAATGGCTGCATGCCTTCATGTGGGCTCAACGGCAAAGCCACCCTGGGGAGATGCTGATGCCTGACCTGGGGCTCGTGTCTGCTTCTGCAGGGCCCTTGCGCAGGAGACAACCTCGATTACACATCCCTGGTGTTCCCGGGGAAAGGCCACGGGCCGGGATCCACCACCGACTACGTCAACGTGGACccaaagaagaggaaagctgatttctggccctgctccagccccgtGGCTGCCAAGTGCATCGAGTACACGGAGGTGAAGCTGTGACACCCGGGATGCTGCAATGGGAGATGCCCAAagcccttccccttcccctcacTCTGTGCCTGGCACGGGCTGACTCCTGCCAGCTTTTATTCCTTGTGACACACGAACCAGTACAGTTTGCTTGGTATGTGCCTTAAATGCATCACTGTTCCTGAAGGCTGCTGGGCGCGGGGCGGCGCAGGGAAGCgttcctccctgctccccgCTTCTGTGAGATGGCCCTTTCCCTCATctcctgaaagcaaaggaaacatcACCCCTCACCCCTCAAAATGGGATGTGTTTCAGGGAGGGAAATGCAGTGGTCTTCAAAATATCCCCCCAAACTGGGTGGCAGCTCCTCTGAACGATGCTCTCTTTGCTGTCATAAACCCCTTTTAAACACAGTTTCTCCAccagcttttccctttgctgatTCACTGCCCTTCCCTGCACCCCTTTTCCTTTGACACCCAAGCCCCCATTGCCCTCAGGGCTGTCACTGGGGCTGAGGTGGCTGCTTGAGCCACCAAGAGGGATGCTGGGGCCAGGGAGGGAGCGTGGTCCTGCCCTGGagcttccttccccagctggaAGCCGTTGTCATCAGCGCAACTGGCAAACAGATGGGGGCTTCCCAGGGGATTTATATCCCCCCTGTgcagctggggggcctgggctggctgctggaggggcACAGGGCTGGGCCACAGGTCTCCATGTGAGCACAGGCAAGTGAAATCCCTTTGTCTTGTGGGGGGATGATGTTGTCTGTCTCccaccttttgcttttcctgctttctcccTGTACCAGATGTCCTGAAGGAAGGGTTTGGCACCTCCCTACCTGAGTGATGCTCATACCTAGGACAGGGAGAGGCTCTGTTACGGGGCTCCCAACACAGTCCCCCTTCCtcagggatggagctgccccAAGTGTGTTTCCAATCAGCTCAGCAGCGATGAGCTTTAATGAAGGGATGTGAGATGATCAATTTGGCATTGATTTGGGGACTTGGGCACTCTGGTTTATGACCTTGTGTAGATCTGGCCCAATTTGAAGGGTCCAGGAAGGGAAATGGTCAGAAACCCAAACAATAGCTGGGAACATTCCTAAAGCTTTATAGAGATGAGTCCAAACGGAGTTTCTGGAGGAACTGATTCAAATGCTTCATGATGAAGTGAAAATAACTTAAGATTTAGAAATACTTTACTCTTcatgtgttatttttatagaTTTAGCTAGTGATAATAGAGGGAAGAACACACCTTGCTTGCAGGGAGTTTGGTACCTTCAGGGCTCACTTATACATCCCCCCATCAGCAGCTTTTGAGCTCAACTGGAGCAAAGGGATGCTTTCACCTGCCTTACGCTTTCTTCTTAAGCAAAACAGCTTCTGGGAGACCCACAACATGGGGTCTGGGAGAAGGGCTGGGACTGCAAGGCCAGGGctcattcctgctgctgctgccctcctctgTGATCCCAAGTATCCTGAAGTTTCCAAGCCCTGGGTGGCTTCTGCTGCCTGATCTCTGCTAATTTAGACATCAGCAACAATCTGTGTCTTCAGTGGGACATGGGGGCTGCTGCACAGTggcctggggctgtggggaaACACGATGGGAAGTGCCAGGGCATGGGGGGAAGTGAAGCCCTGGGgatcacagaaccacagactgttgtatgttggaagggaccttaaagctcattcagttccaacccctgccccgggcagggacaccttccactagagcaggttgctccaagcccctgtgtccaacccggccttgaacactgccagggatggggcagccacagcttctctgggaaaagtctgtgccagcgcctcagcaccctcacagagaagagcttctgcctcagagctcatctcaatctcccctctggcaggttaaagccattccccttgtcctgtccctacaggcccttgtccaaagcccctctccaggtttcctggagcccctttaggcgctggagctgctctaaggtctccccataaggaaccttctcttctccaggctggggATGGGAGATGAATAACTTGTTTGCAGGCAGCTCTCAAGCAGATGTAGCCACATTGCCTCCTGCTGTGCTCGGGCTGCTTTGCTGGTGTCTGTTAAACACCCAAAGCTCAAGCCCCTCCAGGCAGACACACACATCCCCTGGCAGATACCTGGCCTgggtgtgaggcatccctggaGGAGAGCAGCCGGGCGGTGAGCGGCATCCCTATGCATGAGGGATGTGGATGCTGTGTTCGGGCAAAGCTGATGGGGCTCTGTCCATCTCCCCCACTGCAGCGTGTGCAGTAGCAAGCACTCGAGGGCAAGATGCTCCCTGGGTTAAGCACATGGCTTTAGGCAAAATGAAATGCTGCCAGATGGGGAGAGACACTTCTGCAGTGGCAGCGCTTGTGGTGTCACATCTGGCAGCAGCTGTACCTGGCGACCAGCCGCTGCCGCAGCCTAGAGCGTGCCCGACTCAGTCACCCCCTCCTCGCAGGGGGGGTCCAGGATGTCCTTGGCGCTGCCCCCGTGCAGGGGGAGGCTCGCGGGGTGGCTGTGGCTCAGGATGgtggttttcctgctgcagaggctgcCGGTGGAGGCCAGTCTCCGCAGCCCGGGCCGGGGGCTGCCCCACAGGCGCAGGCAGCGAGCGGCGTCCTGCAGGAGGTGCCCGCTGAAGAACATGTAGATCCAGGGgttgcagcagctgctgaggctgGCCAGCAGCATGGTGATGGTGAAAGCCACGTTGGTGGAGTCTGAGAAGGCAAAGGAGAGACCTGAAACACCCACTGGGCTGGGGGCTCCTCTTGGCTTGGGCACATGCCCTTTGTCCCATCCCAACTGATGGGCATTCTTTGGGTaggaggcagagccaggctctgcccTTGGCTGAGGGTTGAGGGTGGGTGAGGTGCTGTAATGGGGATGTGCTGGAGCACATCCTCAGGGAGAGTGCTGGGAGGTGAGACCCAGCAGCTTTTGGGCCTTCCTTCAGCCTGTTTGCTGGCCAGAGCGTCTCCTAGAGGCTTTTCACTCTTGGATAAAGTTCCTTCTGCCCTTGAGCAGGCCGGGAGAGCTCTGAGAGCTTCCAGAACAAGCAATGACAGGACTCTGCAAGCAGTTTTCTATAAACACTGCTGGGGACCAAACCTGTTGCCTTCCCCATGACAAAACAACAGCTCTAGTTTGTTATCAATGCAAAGGGGATTCTGCGTGccccaggctgcagcccagcatccCAACCACTACTCACCATCATCAGGAGCGTCCTCGTCCCACACCGACCACATCTGCATGCTGAAGAACGGCGCCCAGCAGGCGACATAGGCCACCACGATGACGAAGGTCATCTTCACCGTGCGGATCTTGGCACGGGAGATGGTGCGCACGGAGCTGACCCGCGAGGGCTGCCCGCTGGGGCTCTTCTcggaggagcagggagcaggaggggcgGCCACTGTGGTCCCCCCTGCGCTGGGGGCACCGCTCTGGGTCTTGCCCTTGAGGTTCTTGCAGATCTCGTAACAGATGAGGCTGTAGCAGACGGTGAGGATGCTGATGGGCAGGACGAAGATGCACAGTGTGGTCCAGGTGATGTAGGCTCGGGCTCCCCATGGGTACCTGAAGTCTGCCCAGCAGTCCAGCACCCCCGAGCCCTGGCGCACCTCCTGCAGGGAGAAGATGAAGATTTGGGGCAGGCTGAGGAGGCAGCTCAGCACCCACGTGGCCCCGATCATCACGTAGGCCTGGCggctgggctgctgcaggctgtgcagCGGGTGGCACACGGCCATGTAGCGGTCCAGGGTCATCATGATGAGCATGTAGGTGGAGGCGAACATGCTGAGCACCTGCAGGTACTTGACGGCCCTGCAGAGCGGGTCTGGCCCCAGGAAGCGATATGTCACCTCCCAGATCATCTGCGGTAGCACTTGGAAGAGGGCAACCCCCAGGTCGGTCAGCCCGAGGTGCAGGATGAAGAGATGCATCCGGCTCATCTTCTTCCTCCGGCGGTACAtggccagcagcacccccaCGTTGCCAATGGTCGCTACAGCCAGGATAGTGGCCAGCACCCCGATCTCTGCCTTGGCCAGCGCCTCGTCCCGGGTGTGCAAGAGGGTGAGGTTGGGGTCCCACGGCAGAGTGTGGGGGCTCAGCAGCCCCTGGCTGTGCCCAGGCCGGCTGTGACGAGTGTTgttccagccccagcctggctccatcccttcaggaagctctgcaggagcagaggcagctctAATGCTTGTCTCTAATGGTCTGTTCAACCCTTCCCTGTCTCCTAGGGCTGAGCTGCCATGGTCAGTGCTGCCCCTGAGCaccacagctcctctgccccTGTCTCCTCTGCCTTGTGCAGCTCAGCATCACACCACCCCTGTGCTGGGCGGCTGCAGCCCCCTTCTGAGCTGCTCAATGCAAATATTCCCATTAAGCAAAGCAGTGCAAGAAGCTCTGGTTCAATCCTCGATCTTCCTCTCATCTGCACTAAACATTCCCAaatccctttttcctccctggaTCACTCATTCTGTGCATCCCCTCTCCCCCCTGTGCTGGTAAAttgaagggggaaagggagtCCTTTTGCTTCTTCTCAGCGCAGTAGAAGTAATAGAGAGCGCTACAGAGGCTGCACCTCTTTGGCCTCTTCACTCCAGGACCAGGAGAAGCCAGGCAGCGGTGTCCGTGTGTCGGGAAGcgggtggctgctgctggctctgtccCCATGCGAACGCTGCCTGGGTTTTATAGCCTGGCAGCTCCCCTCCCTGGCTGGCCCCAGCATCCCGCTCCAGCGGGAAGGTGTGAGCTGgttcccctcctgctgctctcctggagcTGCCGTCCCCGGGCTTTGCCGAGGGCTTTTCCCCAATGGGATTCCTGGGCAGGTGCTGGAGGCCGGGAATCTCCCCTTGTCCCCCCTTCTGCAGCGGGTCAGGGCTAGGGATGCTCTGCCCCCGGTTTGCGCTGTCCCTACCACAGACCCCACCAAATCTCTATCCTTGGCTTTTCCTGGCCCAGGAGGAGAAGCCTCTGCCCTGGGAGCCTGGGAATGGGGGGACCTGGTaccctggagcagctcccacaACAGGACTCGGGCATCAGCTTTGTGGGTCTCAGCCCTGCAGCAAAGTCAATGGAAACCTCATTTACTGGCACTGTGTCCTGAGGCTGCCTGTTCTgatctgctttccttctgtgtgggaaggggatggagatCGTCCCTGAGACACAGCAAAAGCCCCAGTCTGCCTGCTTGATCCTCAGCTAAACGCTGCTGGCTTACTGCATCCAACAGAAAACCACCCTGAAGGTGGGAAGTGGGATTGTGCATCACGGAGCAGCCTCTGCCTCAGGCTGTCAGCATCTGCCCTTCTCTCATGCGCACAGAGCCTGGAAAGAtcaagggaaaggaagaaatgatgGGAAGAAGTGAGCTTTCCTGAGCCTTCAATGGGTTTTCCCAGGTGCTGTGTGATTGCAAGACATTTTCATTGCTCACATACACAGATAGAAGTGTGTATGTACATCGTGTCACTTCTCTTTTGCAACATTAaggctttgttttctcctgtccATCCCATCCTAATCCATCCCAGTCCTGCCCTGTCCCTTGGGGCTCTGCACTGCTGGTTACTGCTGCCACAGGGTGACTTGAGCCCTCAAACACTGTTGTCACCagcttcctcccttccctctgggTGTGATGCTGATGTATGGGACCatgaaactgcattttgaaGCTCTTAACGCTTGGTTTGTCAAGGTAACACTGTGTTACGTGGCTGACTTTTGGCAGCTGATAGCATCAATCCCCCATGAAGCACACTACATCAAGTGCTGTTTCTATCACCAAGAGACAACCTGTGCTCTTTAAGTGTGGAACACAGAGGTAGAGGGTTTGGGATTGCTAAATCGTCTGGCTCAGGAGCTGGGGACTTTGCTTAGTGGGTAGCTTGCTGGGTAAATGAATATATAAAGCTTGTTTGCCTGGGTTTACATGCTGATTTGGCtcacttttcaaaacaaatgtatgTGTGGTATGTGATGGTGTTATGTCCCTGACAGCACGGAACAGACTTGGTCTGTCTTTAGCATTTAATCACTGAGATGCTTTTTGTGGTTCAGGTCAGGAAAATGCAAGATTTGGTCATTTTGCACTGCTTCAGATGCTACAAATGAATGGTGTTGCAACCGCTTTATAACAGCTTGGGATCATCTCCTTGGGAAGGCTGGGGGCAGGAAGGAGCGCTGGGAGTTCCTGGGATCTTGTGCTACTTTTAATGCCAACTCTCTGTCAAAACGAAGCCATGAACGACTTCCCCTTCACCTCCTGGAAATAGGAACTGTTGAGACTTTCCAGGTCTTAAAGACCCAAAGCCACTGACCCAGctccatagaatcatggaatggtttgggctggaaaggaccttaaacccatccagttccaaccccctgccatgggcagggacaccttccactagagcaggttgctccaagtcccatccaaccctGAACACTGCCGGGTTCAGATTTAGCCCAGCCCTGGTCCATCCTCATTCCCTGTGAAATGCCCCCAAATGCTGAACTGTATGTAAGTGGACCCCTGGTCCAACGCTTGCAGCTGTGACTCCCTTTACACTCCGGAGGAAGAAAACTCTGCTGTGTAGTTGAGCAGTATGGACTGTCACACAGCTCTGCGGAGTGAAGACAGGAGCTTTTAGAATCGTAAGGTAATTATGAGGCAGATGTGTCAGTCTCCCTTTTGCTCCCCCCTTTCCCTCATCcagatttgggcttttttccatttaattaaaCCCTCTGATCCTGCTTAATATTAGTGAGTATGTCTGGGAGCATAAATAAATATGCTAAGCACATGGCAAGTGCCCCAGAGCGG
Proteins encoded in this region:
- the AVPR1B gene encoding vasopressin V1b receptor, giving the protein MEPGWGWNNTRHSRPGHSQGLLSPHTLPWDPNLTLLHTRDEALAKAEIGVLATILAVATIGNVGVLLAMYRRRKKMSRMHLFILHLGLTDLGVALFQVLPQMIWEVTYRFLGPDPLCRAVKYLQVLSMFASTYMLIMMTLDRYMAVCHPLHSLQQPSRQAYVMIGATWVLSCLLSLPQIFIFSLQEVRQGSGVLDCWADFRYPWGARAYITWTTLCIFVLPISILTVCYSLICYEICKNLKGKTQSGAPSAGGTTVAAPPAPCSSEKSPSGQPSRVSSVRTISRAKIRTVKMTFVIVVAYVACWAPFFSMQMWSVWDEDAPDDDSTNVAFTITMLLASLSSCCNPWIYMFFSGHLLQDAARCLRLWGSPRPGLRRLASTGSLCSRKTTILSHSHPASLPLHGGSAKDILDPPCEEGVTESGTL